The DNA region TCACGGTGGCTGTAGCGGGTCTGGTGCTGGCGGCTGGAGCGGGAACTCGGATGGGCATGCCGAAAGCGCTCATTCGGCTGCCCGGCGGAAAGTCGTTGCTGACCAACGCGATTGAAATTCTGCGAGACGGTGGATGTCGCGACATCATCGTGGTGCTCGGCGCGGGCGAGCCATTTGTGCGCAAGGCGTTGGAGGCCTGGTCCGACAAGATCGACGCCCTGATGGGTGACGATGAGTTGATCCTGGTGAGTAATGAACAGTACGCCGAAGGAATCTCCACCTCCGTGCGCGCCGGTCTAGAGGCAACGAGCGAATTGCCGAAGGTGCCCGAGGCCGTCGTGGTGCAACTCGTGGATACCCCTGAAATCAGCCCGGACGCTGTCGACCGCGTCTTGCAGGTCGCCGCGCCGTCCGCGCTCGCGGTCGCGACATACGACGGGATGATCGCGCACCCGATGCTGCTCGGTAGTGAGCATTGGGAGGCGATCGCCGAGTCGTTGGCCGGCGACGTTGGTGCGCGCAAGTACCTCGATGGCCACCCCGAACTGCAGCGCATCAACGCCGACGGCCTGGGTTCCCCGGTGGATGTCGATACCCCCGAACAACTACGCAAACTCACTAATCGCGACCTCGTGCAGACCGAGATCCACAAAGCCGAGGTCACCCAGGACGACATCAGTGTGTCGTTCCTGGAGTTGCTGGTGCGCGATCGGCGTGCCGGTGCCGTGGTGACCTTCAGTGGCGTCGTCCGCGATCACGACCATGGCCGCCAGGTCGAAAAACTCAAGTATATGGCGCATCCCAGTGCTGACGACCTCATTATGCGAGTCACTCAAGAGGTCGCAGCGTCCTCAGGTGTGCGTGGTATCGCGGTACAGCATCGTGTGGGCGTCCTGCAGATCGGTGACGTCGCGCTCGGCTGCGCGGTCGCCGCCGATCACCGGCAGGAGGCATTCGAAGCCTGCTCGCTGTTGGTCGAGCGCGTGAAGGCCGAGTTGCCGGTCTGGAAGCATCAAATCTTCGAGGATGGAACCGAGGAGTGGGTGAACGCTCCGTAGCCGCACGGTCTACGCGAGTGCACGGAATTGCTCGCCCGCCGCGCTGACCTTTCCGTTGTTGTCGTATAGCGCGACGTTTGGCGCGTACGGCGGTGGTGTGAGCGAGAACCACGCCCACCGTTCGACGTAGGGCAGCGAGGCGAGCATGTCGGCAGCGGTCTTCAGGAACTCCGCCTGGACTTTGGACGGCTTCGCCGCGGCTGAGGCCGGATACCAGCTGATCAAGCTGAACTCGGTGAGCCAAATCGGCATCTGATACTTCGTATGGACACGCTCGAGGTAGGCCTTCAGGTCTTGGGTAGCAACGGCCGCTGAGTACGACGGCAACAGTTCGACCGCGAGATACCAATGCAGCGGAATGAAATCGACCCGGTACCCCTTCGCCTTCGCGCCGTCCATGAAGCCGGTGAACCAACTGGCTGGATTGTCGGCATTGCCGGCCACGGCCGGAGCGCCGAGTCGCATGCCCGTGGACTCCAACTGCGGCCACGCCGTCAGCGCCTGCTGAACCGACATGTTCGCGTGCGCTTCCTGGTCTGGCTCGTTGAAGCCGAGTAGCGTCTCGCCGTTTGCCTTCGCGAGTTCGAGCCCCTCTTCGGTCAACTGTGAGAGGTCTTCGAACATGGGCACGAACTCGCATCCCTGCGGGATATCAATCCCGTCGTGCCCCGGCGCCCAGGTGTAACACCAGCGCGCTTGTGAGTCGGCGAGCGACTCGGACGCATGCGGCGCCTGGATCCAGGTGCCGACCCCTGCCAGCGGACCCGGTGGCGTGGGCTTGGTCGTCGTCGGCGACGGCGATGCGCTGCTCGAGGGCGCTGCGGTACTGCTGGACGATTCAGGTGTCGTTTGCTGGGGTGAGCCGCCGCACGCCGCCAAGGCGAGACCCGCCGCTCCGGCCAGTACCGCGCGCCGGGTTATCGAAGGCCCCAATGTCGTCTGCGGGCGGCCAGCGATGCCGCGTGATCGAGCGGGCGCGTTTGTGTCTCGTCCCATTGTTGCGCCTGGCGGAACCTTTCCAGCGCGCTGGTCGCGGAAGTACACCATGTCCGTCTCCAATGTCGATCGAGCGGTAGAACCTCCGTCGCGGCTTCGACCGTATCGGGTGAATCCGATACCAAGATCGCCGATTTCGCGGCCGACTGTAACCGAGCGAACGGTACCGCGACTGTGGGAAATGCGGGTATCGCACGCCGATGTTCTGAGTAACCTTAAATCAGACCGAGTCAAGCGACCAAGTCACGAATGCAAAGACTCGGCAGGTAGTGCAGATTCTTATGGCCAGGTTCTTAGGTGGCCGGCTTTACGTAGTCATCTCTTCGTTAATTCAGGGGTTGAACCGTGCCTGGCGCGGGTGGATCGAGGATGGTGTCGACGCTGGCCGGACGTGTGGGATCTGAACGACACGAGGAGGAATCGTGCGGGTCGTAGTTACCGGTGGCGCTGGGTTCATCGGTTCGCATTTGTGTCGGGCGCTCATCGCCAGAGGCGACAGCGTCGTCTGTGTGGATGACTTCTCGTCGGGGTTGGGTTCTAACGTCCTGGCGTTGGCGGATTCCGATAGGTTCGTGTTGATTGAGCACGACGTCCGCGAGCGGATCCCGGTCGTGGGACCGGTAGATGCTGTGGTCAACTTGGCGAGCCTCGCTTCGCCGCCTGCGTACCTCGCACGACCGCTCTTCACCCTGCAGACCGGTTCAATCGGCACCCAGAACGCCCTGGAGCTCGCCAAGCGCAGCGGCGCACGATTCGTGCAAGCCTCTACCAGTGAGGTGTATGGCGATCCTGAGATACACCCGCAGACCGAGAACTACTGGGGCAATGTCAACCCGATCGGTCCCCGCAGCGTCTACGACGAGGCCAAACGGTACGGCGAGGCACTGGTCGCGGCGTACACGCGGGACGGGCTCAACGGTGGGATTATTCGCATCTTCAACACTTATGGCCCTCGGATGCGCGTGGACGATGGTCGCGTCGTCACGCAGTTCATTTCGCAAGCCCTCGCGAATGACCCGTTGACTGTGTACGGCGACGGATCGCAGACCCGCAGTTTGTGTTACGTGTCGGATCTGGTGCGCGGATTCATCGCGATGGTCGACTCGGAGCATCCCGGTCCCGTCAACATGGGCAATCCGCAGGAACTCACCGTGCGTCAGATCGCCGATTTGGTCATCAAGGTGACTGCGTCGGCTTCTCGTGTCGAGTTCCGGGAACTGCCGCAGGACGATCCGCAGCGTCGTCGCCCAGACATCAGCAAGGCACAGAGCGATCTCGGCTGGGCTCCGCAGGTGGATGTCGTCGAGGGACTGGCGCGCACGGTCGAGTGGATCGCCGCTGGTGCGCATCGGGATGCGGCCGTCGCAGTCAGCACATGACCTGGCCGAGGCCCCAAACATGACCGCAGTAGTTGACCTGCCGAAGCTCCCGGTCGAGCCAGACACCGTCAACGAGTCTGACGATTCGGATCGGCTGCGGGGATACTTGCGTGAATTGTCCGGCGGGATCGTTGTAGATCATCGCCCGTCGGGCCCGGTGTTTGGCTCCGTGCCGCAGCGCCGTTCGCGTATGAGGCGTTCGCTCGTCGCGGCGATGCCGCGCCACCAGCGGCGCTGGCTCTCCTTCTGGTCGTTCGCGTACACCGGGGTGCTGGTTGCGCTGTTCGTGTGGTGGTCCTGGCCGTCGCACCGACTGACCTGGGCGGGGTTCGTAGCCAACACGCTGCTGCTGGTCAGCGCGGTCGCACTACCGCTCTTCTTCCTGTGGGTGCTGCGCGGGATGCGTCGCGTCAACCCGAACCAACAGTTGCCCAACTGCCGCGTCGCCATGGTGGTGACCAAGGCGCCGTCCGAACCCTGGGAGATGGTGCGCCGCACACTGGAGGCAATGCTCGCGCAGGAGTACCCGGCGCCGTACGACGTATGGATCGCCGACGAAGCACCTTCGGACGAGACTCGCGCGTGGTGCAGCGCGCGTGGGGTACAGGTCTCGACGCGCCATGGAGACGAGCGGTATCAGCGACTCACCTGGCCGCGCCGGCGGCGCTGTAAGGAAGGAAACCTCGCCTACTTCTACGACCATTACGGCTACGAGCGGTATGACGTGGTCGCTCAGTTGGACTCCGACCACGTGCCGGAGCCGAGCTACCTCGTGGAGATGGTGCGTCCGTTCGCCGACTCCTCGATCGGGTATGTGGCCGCGCCCAGCGTGTGCGACGCGAACAGCGAGGTCTCCTGGACGGTGCCCGGCCGCCCGTTCGACGAGGCGTCTTTCCACGGTGCGCAGCAGCTCGGCCACAACGAGTCCGGTATGCCGGTGTGCATTGGTTCGCACTACGCCGTACGGACCCAGGCGCTGCGTCAGATCGGTGGCGTTGGCCCCGAACTCGCCGAAGACTTCACCACGTCGTACCTGCTGAACGTCGCGGGATGGCGCGGCGCATTCGCGATCGACGCCGCGGCACGTGGCGATGGCCCGCCGACGTTCGCGGCGATGGTGACGCAGGAATTTCAATGGTCACGCAGCCTCATCAAGGTAATGCTGTCGCTGTTGCCGCGCACCGTAGGACGTCTGCCGATCGGGATAGGCGCGCGATTCGCGGTGCAATGCGGTTCCTACATTCTGCTGAGCCTGATGTTCGTCGGTGGGCTCGCCCTGTTCGTGATCGCGAACCTCACCGGCAGACCGTGGGTGTCGGTGAATCTCCTGGTCTTCTTCGTGGTGTGGTTTGTGCTCAACGGCTGCATGCTCGGCGTCGCGTTCGTGCTGCGGCGCGCGCGGCTACGGCGACCCGTGGACGCCCCGATCATCAGTTGGCGGCGCGCGGTGTACAGCGGCAGCCGATATCCGTTCGTGCTGATCGGGGTTTGCGCCGCTATATGGGAACGAGTCGTGCCGCGGACGCTTGATTTCAAGGTGACCCCAAAGGGAAACTCGGGTCCGCAGCCGTTGCCTGTGCGGTTGATTCTGCCGTTCCTGGTGACTGCGATACTGCTCGCCGGCAGCGCGGCGATCGGCACCGAGAACCGTCCGGTCGTGGGCTACGTCGGGCTGTCCCTGCTGGGCTCCCTATCGACCGTTACGCTCGCGATTGTGATCGCGCTGCTGCACGCCGCCGACTCGCGCCGCGCCGCCGTCGACCTCTCACGCATCGGCGCGCTGCGACTCGTCCGGGCGCCACTGATCCTCTGCGGCGTCGTTGGTCTCGGGGCTATCGCGGCGACCGTGCGTTATGGGTTCGAACTGTGGCAAGTGCTGACGGACGTCGGCCTAATCGGCTAATTGCGCGTGCTCGTGCCACGCCGTTGAGAGGGAAATTCACGTGAAGGTTCTCGTTACTGGTGGCGCCGGATTCATCGGCAGCCACACGTGCGTCGAGTTACTCGACGCCGGTCACGATGTGCTCGTCGTCGACGACCTATCGGCGGGATTCGCTGATGCGCTCGATCGAGTCGGTGTGCTCACTGGCGTACGACCCGAGCTCGAGGTCCTCGACATCACTGACACCGCGGCCCTGTGCGGCCTGTTCGCCCGACACGCCATCGACGCAGTCATCCACTTCGCCGCGCGCAAGGCAGTCGGAGAATCGATCGAGATCCCGCTTGAGTACTTCCATACGAACGTCACAGGAACGATCAGCCTGCTGCGTGCCATGCGTGAGGCCAAAGTCCGGCAATTGGTCTTCTCGTCGTCCTGCTCGATCTACGGCGACACCAACGGGACGCTGCTGGACGAGCAATCGCCGTCCGCCCCGGCCAATCCCTACGCGTGGACGAAACTGACCTGCGAACAGTTGATCGCCCAGGAATGCGCATACGGCGAAGGGATGCGGGCGATCAACCTGCGGTACTTCAATCCGATCGGTGCGCACCCCAGCGGCGTACTCGGTGAGCAACCGCGCGGCGTCCCGCGCAACGTCCTCCCGTATCTGGCCGAAGTCGCTACGGGTGAGCGGGAGTACTTGCAGATCTTCGGCGGCGATTACCCGACTGACGACGGGACCGCGATCCGTGACTACGTGCACGTCGTCGACGTTGCCGCGGGGCACGTCGCCGCTCTCAACCACCTCGAGGACGCCGACGAACCCCAACTGTTCAACCTCGGTACCGGGGTGGGGACGTCGGTACTGGAGTTACACGCACAGTACGAACGGGAGGTTGGCCGCGAACTGCCGTACCGGATCACCGAGCGGCGACGCGGAGACGTTCCCCGGCTCGTCGCCGACTGCTCGCGGGTCCAGGACGCTTGGGGATGGCACACGCAGTACGACCTCGCGCAGATGTGTGCCGACTCGTGGCGTTTCATGCAGCGCAACCCGGAGGGCTACTCGCGATAGAGGCCACTCACGATAATCCGAAGTCGGTCGCCTGACAGGCGATGTTGCGCGATAGCGCGGTGAGCTGACGGTAATCTGCTGATCGATCGCAGGTTTGATCGAAGACAGCGGTATCAGGTATCACCGACCTTGGAGCGTCACGTGGTAACTCGACGAACTGTGCTCAACGGCGCCATATCGGTGGCGACGGTGGTCGCCGGCTCGACCCTCATCGGCGCACGGCCGACGTCCGCCGCTCCCGGTGGTACCGCGCGCCCGCTGCATGGTGTCGGTGCCTGGTACACGCAGTACGTCGACCTGATGCTGAGCGATTCCGGCGCTGCCTGGTATTTCACCTGGGCACCGCACCACGACTGGATCACCACGCCCGACGGCTGCGAGTTCGTGCCGATGATCGCTACCGCCGACGACCTGACTGCCGCCGGCCTGCAGCAGGCGGCAGACTCCGGCACTGCATTGCTTGGCTTCCAGAAGCCGGACGACGCTACCGGCGCGAACCTGACCCCGAGCCAAGCGGTCAAGCTTTGGCCACAACTCGAGTCGACAGGGATGAGGTTGGGTGCGCCCGTCGTGCGCGCCAACGCCCATGTCGCAGGCGGCTGGCTCGACAGCTTCATGACGGCGGCGGCGAGTAAGGGACGGCGGGTGGATTTCATCCCGCTGACCTGGTCGCCGAGTGAGGCGCTGCTGAGCGGCGCGGGTGCGATAGCCGGGGAAGTCGCGTCATTGAAGAGCTACCTCGAAGCGGTGCACGCACGGTTCGGCCGGCCGATCTGGCTGGTTGAAGTCGGCGCGGTGCTGTGGGGGCAGTCCGGCTCCCAAGCAGCTGATCCGGCCGTGCAGGCGCAATTCCTCGTTGAGGTCGAAGCCATGCTTGCTGGCCTGTCGTACGTGGAGCGGTGGGCGTGGTTCTCGCTAAGCCCGCTGGCCGGCGCCGACGACGCGCCGCTCTACGATGCGAACAATGTGGTGACCACAGTCGGTGAAGAGTTCCGCGCGCTCGCTGGTGCCGGTGAGACCGAACCGCCCCAGGAGCCCGCGTCCCCTGGCATCGGCACATGGTTCAGCGGCCCGGCCGTCAACACGCAGCTCGCCGATACCGGGGCTGCGTGGTACTACACCTGGGCCTCGCATCACGATTGGATCACCACGCCGCCGGACTGCGAGTTCGTGCCGATGATCTGGGGCCCCGCGAACGTCACGGCCTCCGACCTGCAGCAAGCGGCAGCGAACGGCACGACGCTATTAGGGTTCAACGAGCCCGACCGTAGCGATCAAGCGAACATGACTCCGGCGTCGGCGCTGGCTGCGTGGCCACAACTGGAGGCGACAGGCCTACGGCTCGGCGCCCCAGGGTGCGCCTCGGACGGACACGTGCCCGGCGGATGGTTGGACACCTTCATGTCGGGCGCGGCGAGCGCGGGACGTCGTGTCGACTTCATCCCGCTGCATTGGTACGCCAACAACGCCATCCTGGGCAGCGCCGATATCGTCGGCGCCGCCACCACCGCGATGGTCCAGTATCTCGAAGCAGTCCACCAGCGATACGGCTTGCCGCTGTGGCTCACTGAGTTCAGTCTCGTCTCCTGGACGGGTGGTACGAACCAGGTCGCCGAGATAGGCGTACAGGCGGACTTCCTCGAAGCGGCGGATGCCGCGATGGCGCAGTTGCCATTCGTGGAGCGCTGGGCGTGGTTCTCGCTGCCACCATTCGAGACCGCGCTGGGTGCGTCGCTCTACGACCAGCAGGACATCATTACGCCGATCGGCACTCGATTTGCCGCTATCGCTGCCAAGTACTGATTCCTGGGCACAAGCCAACCGGACTTACTCCCAGGGGAGCCTGCGGCGCCTAGCCGCCGGCGAACGGCGGCAGCACATCGATGCTCTGACCGCCCTCGACCACGATCTGCTGATCGGTCGTCGCCGTCCCATCGACGAGGAAACTGCACGCAGGCAGCACCTTGATCATCATGTCGCCGTGCTTCGTACCGACTTCGGCAATGATCTCCGCGAGGGTGCCGGGTTTCACCGACTCCTCGTCCACACCAGCAGCAGCTGCCGCAGCCGCGAAGTACCGAATGTTGACGCTCACGCTAGCCACCAATCGCAGACATAGGTCGGGACGGCTGGAGGAATGATGGGTCATCAATTCCGTGTCCCGCACGTTTGCCGAACATCGCCGTACGCCACCGCTGCGCGATCTCCTCATCGCTGGCTCCGGCGCGCAGGGGCGCCCGCAGATCCGATTCTTCGACTGCGAACAGGCAATTGCGCACCTGGCCATCGGCCGTCAACCGTGTGCGATCGCAGTCACCGCAGAACGGTCGGGTCACCGAACCGATCACGCCGACGCGGATTGGCCCACCGTTCACGAGCCACGTCTCGGCCGGTGCGGCACCGCGATGCGCGGGGTCTGGGGTCAATTCGAAATGCTCTTGGAGCGAATGCAGGATTTCCTCAGCAGTGATCATCTGCTGGCGATCCCAGACATGTCCGCCATCGAGTGGCATCTGCTCGATGAACCGCAGCTCGTAGCCACGCTCGAGGCACCAGCGCAGTAACTCAGGCGCCTCGTCGTCGTTCACCCCACGCATCAGCACTGAGTTGATCTTGACCGGCGTCAGCCCGACTTCGGCGGCGGCCTCGATCCCGGCGATCGTGTCGGCGAACCGGTCCCGGCGGGTCAGGTCGTGAAACCGTTGCGAATCGAGAGTGTCGAGCGAGATGTTCACGCGGTCGAGTCCGGCGTCCTTCAGTGCTCGCGCCGTCTTGGACAGCCCCAACGCATTCGTGGTCAGCGCGGTCTGCGGGCGCGGGGTTAATGCAGTGATCTCCTGCAGGATCTGTGGCAGGCCCGGGCGCAGCAGCGGCTCGCCGCCGGTGAACCGGATTTCCTCGACACCGAGCGTCTCGACCGCGATCCGCGCGAGCCGCACCAACTCGGCGTCGGTGAGTAAATCGGCCTTCGGGAGCCACGGCAGGCCCTCAGCGGGCATGCAATAGGTGCAGCGCAGGTTGCACTTGTCGGTCAGCGAGATGCGCAGATCGGTGGCGACCCGGCCGAAACGGTCGACCAGTCGCCCCTCAGCGCGCAGCCGACTAATGCGCTCGTCGCGCGATTCGGTGGACTGGAGGCTGCTCATCTCGCTCAGTGTACGTCGCGTACGTGCGCCGTAAACCCTCCTCGCAACTGACGCCGCTCGCGGTCGTACGCGAGTAGACTCAGGTGTTCCGCGCGCCGAGCGGGCTGGTCCGGAAGCACCCCAGGAGCAACCACACGTGCAACAGTCGAATTCGTCGTCCGTCGATGAGACGGGCCAGACGCCGACCGATCCAGAGTCCGTCGAAATCGCGCGCGAGCAAGCGCATGTCGATCGGGTCAACGCGCGGATCGAGGTGCTGCTGAAGAACGCCGATGCGATCACCGCCGAAGGCCTTGCCCGCGGTAGAACCGGGACGTACGGCGGCCTGGTAGAACGTGATGCGTTCGTGCACGTCGCGGCGCGACGCAAGCATCTGCTTAACCGCGAACACGAAGGTCTCGTGTTCGGTCGTCTCGATTTCGACGATCGGACAGTGCACCATGTGGGGCGCATCGGCGTCCTCGACGAAGACTTTGACCCGCTGGTGCTCGATTGGCGCGCACCCGCGGCGGCGCCGTTCTATCGCGCAACGCCCACCGAGCGGCTGGAGGTCGTACGCCGCCGGGTTATCCGCAGCGTTCGCGAGAAGGTTGTGTCCGTCGAGGACGACCTTCTCGACACCGAAGCCGCGCTTGACGGGATGAACGTGATCGGCGACGGGGCGCTGATCGCGTCGCTGTCGCGGGCGCGCACCGGCCAGATGCGCGACATCGTCGCGACCATCCAGACCCACCAGGATGAGGCGATCCGCGCACCCGGCGACGGCGTGACGATTATCAGTGGCGGCCCGGGCACCGGTAAGACCGTCGTCGCGCTCCATCGTGCGGCGTACCTCCTGTATCGGGAGCGGCGCAAATTCGAGAGCAGCGGCGTACTCGTCGTGGGGCCCTCGCAGACCTTCATGCGCTACATCGAACGCGTCCTGCCCTCCCTCGGCGAGGACTCAGCCTCACTGCGCAGCGTCGGTGAACTCGTCGACGGCTATACCGCATCCCGCCTCGACGCGCCGCATATCGCGCGACTAAAAGGTTCGGCCCGCATCGCCCCCGTCGTCACGCGCGCGGCCCGGTTCGCTGATCCGTCGATGCCGACCAGTTTCCGGATGTTCTATCGCGGCGACGTCGTGCAGGTCTCACAGAGCGACCTGCGCGGCATCCGTCGGTCGGTGCTGCGCGGAAACCGCAAATACAACCGATCTTTCCGGGCGGCAAAGGAAGCGCTCTCCGACCTGATGTACCGCAAACTGTCGGACGGCCCGCGCGCCGAGCGGACGTTGGCGGAGTTCCGCGACGACCTCACTGAACGTGAGGAGTACCAGGAGTTCCTGGCTGCGTGGTGGCCGATGCGCCAGCCGCATGATGTGCTGCGGGCGCTAGGCGATGAGCGACACTTGGCCGCGTGCTCGATGGGGGCGTTACAGCGGTCCGAGATTGCGGCGCTCGCGGCTGATTGGCGGACCCATCTGCT from Cumulibacter soli includes:
- a CDS encoding molybdenum cofactor biosynthesis protein MoaE yields the protein MAVAGLVLAAGAGTRMGMPKALIRLPGGKSLLTNAIEILRDGGCRDIIVVLGAGEPFVRKALEAWSDKIDALMGDDELILVSNEQYAEGISTSVRAGLEATSELPKVPEAVVVQLVDTPEISPDAVDRVLQVAAPSALAVATYDGMIAHPMLLGSEHWEAIAESLAGDVGARKYLDGHPELQRINADGLGSPVDVDTPEQLRKLTNRDLVQTEIHKAEVTQDDISVSFLELLVRDRRAGAVVTFSGVVRDHDHGRQVEKLKYMAHPSADDLIMRVTQEVAASSGVRGIAVQHRVGVLQIGDVALGCAVAADHRQEAFEACSLLVERVKAELPVWKHQIFEDGTEEWVNAP
- a CDS encoding glycosyl hydrolase, whose product is MGRDTNAPARSRGIAGRPQTTLGPSITRRAVLAGAAGLALAACGGSPQQTTPESSSSTAAPSSSASPSPTTTKPTPPGPLAGVGTWIQAPHASESLADSQARWCYTWAPGHDGIDIPQGCEFVPMFEDLSQLTEEGLELAKANGETLLGFNEPDQEAHANMSVQQALTAWPQLESTGMRLGAPAVAGNADNPASWFTGFMDGAKAKGYRVDFIPLHWYLAVELLPSYSAAVATQDLKAYLERVHTKYQMPIWLTEFSLISWYPASAAAKPSKVQAEFLKTAADMLASLPYVERWAWFSLTPPPYAPNVALYDNNGKVSAAGEQFRALA
- a CDS encoding UDP-glucuronic acid decarboxylase family protein; amino-acid sequence: MRVVVTGGAGFIGSHLCRALIARGDSVVCVDDFSSGLGSNVLALADSDRFVLIEHDVRERIPVVGPVDAVVNLASLASPPAYLARPLFTLQTGSIGTQNALELAKRSGARFVQASTSEVYGDPEIHPQTENYWGNVNPIGPRSVYDEAKRYGEALVAAYTRDGLNGGIIRIFNTYGPRMRVDDGRVVTQFISQALANDPLTVYGDGSQTRSLCYVSDLVRGFIAMVDSEHPGPVNMGNPQELTVRQIADLVIKVTASASRVEFRELPQDDPQRRRPDISKAQSDLGWAPQVDVVEGLARTVEWIAAGAHRDAAVAVST
- a CDS encoding glycosyltransferase; the protein is MTAVVDLPKLPVEPDTVNESDDSDRLRGYLRELSGGIVVDHRPSGPVFGSVPQRRSRMRRSLVAAMPRHQRRWLSFWSFAYTGVLVALFVWWSWPSHRLTWAGFVANTLLLVSAVALPLFFLWVLRGMRRVNPNQQLPNCRVAMVVTKAPSEPWEMVRRTLEAMLAQEYPAPYDVWIADEAPSDETRAWCSARGVQVSTRHGDERYQRLTWPRRRRCKEGNLAYFYDHYGYERYDVVAQLDSDHVPEPSYLVEMVRPFADSSIGYVAAPSVCDANSEVSWTVPGRPFDEASFHGAQQLGHNESGMPVCIGSHYAVRTQALRQIGGVGPELAEDFTTSYLLNVAGWRGAFAIDAAARGDGPPTFAAMVTQEFQWSRSLIKVMLSLLPRTVGRLPIGIGARFAVQCGSYILLSLMFVGGLALFVIANLTGRPWVSVNLLVFFVVWFVLNGCMLGVAFVLRRARLRRPVDAPIISWRRAVYSGSRYPFVLIGVCAAIWERVVPRTLDFKVTPKGNSGPQPLPVRLILPFLVTAILLAGSAAIGTENRPVVGYVGLSLLGSLSTVTLAIVIALLHAADSRRAAVDLSRIGALRLVRAPLILCGVVGLGAIAATVRYGFELWQVLTDVGLIG
- the galE gene encoding UDP-glucose 4-epimerase GalE, which produces MKVLVTGGAGFIGSHTCVELLDAGHDVLVVDDLSAGFADALDRVGVLTGVRPELEVLDITDTAALCGLFARHAIDAVIHFAARKAVGESIEIPLEYFHTNVTGTISLLRAMREAKVRQLVFSSSCSIYGDTNGTLLDEQSPSAPANPYAWTKLTCEQLIAQECAYGEGMRAINLRYFNPIGAHPSGVLGEQPRGVPRNVLPYLAEVATGEREYLQIFGGDYPTDDGTAIRDYVHVVDVAAGHVAALNHLEDADEPQLFNLGTGVGTSVLELHAQYEREVGRELPYRITERRRGDVPRLVADCSRVQDAWGWHTQYDLAQMCADSWRFMQRNPEGYSR
- a CDS encoding glycosyl hydrolase is translated as MVTRRTVLNGAISVATVVAGSTLIGARPTSAAPGGTARPLHGVGAWYTQYVDLMLSDSGAAWYFTWAPHHDWITTPDGCEFVPMIATADDLTAAGLQQAADSGTALLGFQKPDDATGANLTPSQAVKLWPQLESTGMRLGAPVVRANAHVAGGWLDSFMTAAASKGRRVDFIPLTWSPSEALLSGAGAIAGEVASLKSYLEAVHARFGRPIWLVEVGAVLWGQSGSQAADPAVQAQFLVEVEAMLAGLSYVERWAWFSLSPLAGADDAPLYDANNVVTTVGEEFRALAGAGETEPPQEPASPGIGTWFSGPAVNTQLADTGAAWYYTWASHHDWITTPPDCEFVPMIWGPANVTASDLQQAAANGTTLLGFNEPDRSDQANMTPASALAAWPQLEATGLRLGAPGCASDGHVPGGWLDTFMSGAASAGRRVDFIPLHWYANNAILGSADIVGAATTAMVQYLEAVHQRYGLPLWLTEFSLVSWTGGTNQVAEIGVQADFLEAADAAMAQLPFVERWAWFSLPPFETALGASLYDQQDIITPIGTRFAAIAAKY
- a CDS encoding MoaD/ThiS family protein, whose protein sequence is MSVNIRYFAAAAAAAGVDEESVKPGTLAEIIAEVGTKHGDMMIKVLPACSFLVDGTATTDQQIVVEGGQSIDVLPPFAGG
- the moaA gene encoding GTP 3',8-cyclase MoaA; its protein translation is MSSLQSTESRDERISRLRAEGRLVDRFGRVATDLRISLTDKCNLRCTYCMPAEGLPWLPKADLLTDAELVRLARIAVETLGVEEIRFTGGEPLLRPGLPQILQEITALTPRPQTALTTNALGLSKTARALKDAGLDRVNISLDTLDSQRFHDLTRRDRFADTIAGIEAAAEVGLTPVKINSVLMRGVNDDEAPELLRWCLERGYELRFIEQMPLDGGHVWDRQQMITAEEILHSLQEHFELTPDPAHRGAAPAETWLVNGGPIRVGVIGSVTRPFCGDCDRTRLTADGQVRNCLFAVEESDLRAPLRAGASDEEIAQRWRTAMFGKRAGHGIDDPSFLQPSRPMSAIGG
- a CDS encoding HelD family protein; its protein translation is MQQSNSSSVDETGQTPTDPESVEIAREQAHVDRVNARIEVLLKNADAITAEGLARGRTGTYGGLVERDAFVHVAARRKHLLNREHEGLVFGRLDFDDRTVHHVGRIGVLDEDFDPLVLDWRAPAAAPFYRATPTERLEVVRRRVIRSVREKVVSVEDDLLDTEAALDGMNVIGDGALIASLSRARTGQMRDIVATIQTHQDEAIRAPGDGVTIISGGPGTGKTVVALHRAAYLLYRERRKFESSGVLVVGPSQTFMRYIERVLPSLGEDSASLRSVGELVDGYTASRLDAPHIARLKGSARIAPVVTRAARFADPSMPTSFRMFYRGDVVQVSQSDLRGIRRSVLRGNRKYNRSFRAAKEALSDLMYRKLSDGPRAERTLAEFRDDLTEREEYQEFLAAWWPMRQPHDVLRALGDERHLAACSMGALQRSEIAALAADWRTHLLDSVELSVQDIAVLDEIRDALGEIPPPPKARDEFDLADMREVTTAADREYARVGPRVRPENYSGYGHVIIDEAQDLSPMQWRLVGRRGRNASWTVVGDIAQTSWHDPAEARAAMDAALVKPPRRDFRLDTNYRSPAEVFSLAAEVVRAVMPDADIPEAVRETGHQPLHVLTSEVAEAVVAQARDLLGEVEGTVAVIAPAARVAEVRSWFDSEPADVDSSGSKPVGLGHEPFESLGAAAGERLVVIDELSVKGLEYDGVLVVEPDEITSGDARGVRILYVVLTRATQRLTTVGSSARWLDGIGASTGS